Proteins encoded together in one Bacteroides ovatus window:
- a CDS encoding glycoside hydrolase family 2 TIM barrel-domain containing protein, producing MKKQITLLFALLFSFAANLLAQKETRQQLNFDFDWTFSLTDSERYITKPFVKGECVEVQLPHDWNIRQEFDKKWGGAVAYLPEGIGWYQKSFSLPASSRGKQVRIVFDGIFMQSDVYINGHHLGHRPYGFCSIVYDLTPYLKPQGEENFMAVRVNTTGGRPRWYAGAGIYRHVWLEVTNGVHVETYGTYVTTPKVSAAEAEVSVVTTLKNSTTKEQTVSLLQQVRDSKGQCIAKCKSEKLNLAAGGKTDVKQDINIFQPQLWSPNSPVLYVLETIVKVGGRTVDVYNTTFGVRTVKFDPNRGFLLNGEQVKLQGMCLHHDAGAMGVAVPFRSYERRLEILKEYGVNALRMSHNQPSTEFLDLCDRMGFLVIDEAFDKWKSGNSYYTRYFDEWWQRDLGNMLLRDRNHPSVILWSIGNELIEAWSKSDEGVERAAMLQDFVHKMEPTRQVMLAAQNNHQDKFSGVTDVIGYNYLEARAISDHKKYPERCFLISEELPYYSGAEGNLRSYTPINPWSVIAAHDFIAGGFIWPGVDYLGEAGWPSKGWPNGLFDICMFEKPRAAYHRAMWNPEPMVRIAVKDPFADIDHGRDLWQWPSIVDHWNFDGKFNGLVIEVLTTTNCEEVELYRNDKLMGRERAANYTNNTIVWNIPYTPGTLLAKGYNQGKEVAKWEIKTAGVPASLKAEADRMEIAADGQDLSHISLTLVDKNGVKVQTDNRRISVKVSGEGRLKALDTGDLRVDSFCRDNVLTYFGQALLTVQSTRKAGNIRADIQVEGIDKPFSVMITTK from the coding sequence ATGAAAAAACAAATAACATTACTATTTGCTTTGTTGTTTAGCTTTGCAGCTAATCTCTTAGCTCAAAAAGAGACAAGGCAGCAGCTAAACTTTGATTTCGATTGGACATTTTCGCTTACGGATAGTGAACGGTATATAACAAAACCTTTTGTCAAGGGTGAATGTGTTGAGGTGCAACTTCCTCATGATTGGAATATCCGCCAAGAGTTTGACAAGAAATGGGGCGGCGCTGTTGCTTATTTGCCTGAAGGTATTGGCTGGTATCAGAAAAGTTTTAGTTTGCCTGCCAGTAGTAGAGGTAAGCAGGTGCGCATCGTATTCGATGGTATTTTTATGCAGAGCGATGTTTACATTAACGGTCACCATTTGGGGCATCGTCCTTATGGCTTTTGTAGCATTGTCTATGACCTAACACCTTACCTTAAGCCGCAAGGTGAAGAAAATTTCATGGCTGTGCGTGTCAATACCACAGGAGGTCGCCCACGTTGGTATGCTGGTGCAGGTATTTATCGACATGTTTGGCTTGAAGTAACTAATGGCGTACATGTAGAAACTTATGGAACTTATGTTACCACCCCTAAAGTGAGTGCAGCTGAAGCTGAGGTGTCAGTTGTAACTACCTTAAAGAATAGTACCACTAAGGAACAGACTGTCAGTCTGCTACAACAGGTGAGAGATTCGAAAGGTCAATGTATAGCTAAATGTAAAAGTGAAAAGCTAAATCTTGCCGCAGGTGGTAAAACAGATGTGAAACAGGATATAAATATTTTTCAGCCTCAACTTTGGAGCCCTAATAGCCCTGTACTTTATGTCTTAGAAACTATTGTCAAGGTTGGAGGACGTACGGTGGATGTTTACAACACTACTTTTGGTGTTCGTACTGTTAAGTTTGATCCCAACCGTGGCTTTTTATTAAATGGCGAGCAAGTAAAATTGCAAGGAATGTGTCTGCATCACGATGCTGGAGCTATGGGGGTAGCTGTACCTTTTCGCTCTTATGAACGTCGTTTGGAAATTCTAAAGGAATATGGCGTGAATGCTTTACGTATGTCGCATAACCAACCTTCAACAGAATTTCTGGACCTTTGTGATCGTATGGGGTTTTTAGTAATTGATGAGGCCTTTGATAAATGGAAGAGTGGCAATAGTTATTATACTCGCTATTTTGATGAGTGGTGGCAACGTGACTTAGGTAATATGTTGCTGCGTGATCGTAATCACCCTAGTGTTATTCTTTGGAGCATTGGAAATGAATTAATTGAGGCATGGAGCAAAAGTGACGAAGGTGTGGAACGTGCTGCTATGCTGCAAGATTTTGTACATAAGATGGAGCCAACTCGTCAAGTGATGCTTGCCGCACAAAATAATCATCAAGATAAGTTCTCCGGTGTGACTGATGTGATTGGTTATAATTATCTTGAGGCTCGTGCTATAAGTGATCACAAGAAGTACCCTGAACGTTGCTTCCTTATTTCCGAAGAATTACCTTATTACAGTGGTGCTGAAGGTAATTTACGGAGCTATACTCCTATTAATCCTTGGAGTGTAATTGCAGCTCATGATTTCATTGCCGGTGGCTTTATATGGCCTGGAGTAGATTATTTAGGTGAAGCTGGATGGCCAAGTAAAGGATGGCCTAATGGGCTTTTCGATATATGTATGTTCGAAAAACCGCGTGCAGCCTATCATCGTGCCATGTGGAATCCTGAACCGATGGTTCGTATTGCGGTGAAGGATCCATTCGCTGATATTGATCATGGACGCGACCTGTGGCAGTGGCCCTCGATAGTGGATCATTGGAATTTTGATGGTAAGTTCAACGGACTTGTAATCGAAGTGCTTACAACCACCAATTGTGAGGAGGTGGAACTTTATCGCAATGATAAACTGATGGGACGTGAGCGTGCTGCAAACTATACCAACAACACTATTGTATGGAACATACCTTATACTCCTGGCACACTTTTAGCTAAGGGCTACAACCAAGGGAAGGAAGTGGCTAAGTGGGAAATTAAGACAGCCGGTGTCCCTGCATCGCTCAAGGCCGAGGCCGACCGTATGGAAATCGCGGCTGACGGACAGGACTTGAGTCATATTTCACTGACGCTTGTAGATAAAAATGGCGTGAAAGTGCAGACCGACAACCGACGCATAAGTGTGAAGGTGAGCGGTGAAGGACGCCTGAAGGCACTTGATACGGGCGATTTGCGTGTGGATTCTTTCTGCCGTGATAATGTACTTACTTATTTTGGCCAGGCTTTGCTCACCGTGCAGTCCACCCGTAAAGCAGGTAACATACGTGCCGACATACAAGTGGAAGGTATTGATAAGCCTTTCTCTGTGATGATTACTACAAAATAA
- a CDS encoding glycosyl hydrolase 115 family protein, with the protein MIRKYIIGVVALLATLVLPALAIDHKGITSDQLDKNSFTLMQNGKPTPILMDVTDERGISIAVENLAEDFRRVGGTRAEVLATPRVSRFVLIGSLQSRYIRQLIKDQKLDVSILKGKSEQYLITTVNRPFANVDEVLVVVGSDRRGAIYGTYELSEQIGVSPWYWWADVPVVRQQNLAIERGNYTAGEPAVKYRGLFLNDEAPCLTNWVKHAFGTNYGGHEFYSKVCELILRLRGNFLWPAMWCWTFYDDDPLNSKVADEMGVVVSTSHHEPMARNHQEWSRHRKEYGEWNYATNQKVIDKFFAEGIRRMKGTEDVVTIGMRGDGDGPMSEDADIKLLERIIKNQRSIIADETGRPAKETPQVWALYKEVQDYYDKGLRVPDDVIMLLADDNWGNVRRLPNAEERKHPGGWGMYYHVDYVGTPRNSKWLNVTPIQNMWEQLSLTYEYGVDKLWVLNVGDLKPMEYPISLFMDMAWNPMHYTAESLLKHPHAFCTQLFGEVQADEAARILNLYSKYNGRVTGEMLDAITYNLETGEWKQVRDEYICLEAEALRQYNTLASEYKDAYKQIILFPVQAMANLYDMYYSQAMNHKLYKVGNPECNYWADRVEQTFKRDADLAYDYNNVMSGGKWKHMMSQKHIGYKTWNDNFPADTLPEIYRIMEDKTEQEGGYIFCERDGVVSIEAEHFFVKQETEDAKWTIIPYMGRTLSGITLMPRLSKTDGTSLTYRMKLPTDVKQVKVHVIVKSTLAFSRPEGHRYMVAMDGGEAKEINFNHNLNEKKENIYSVFYPTVGRRVVEKKVTFNLMSQVDGIHTLTVKPLDPGIVFEKIVVDCGGYQPSYLFMNESPLKRQIK; encoded by the coding sequence ATGATACGCAAATATATCATAGGGGTCGTAGCTTTGTTGGCAACTTTGGTGTTGCCAGCATTGGCTATTGACCATAAAGGGATAACGAGCGACCAGCTCGATAAAAATAGCTTCACATTGATGCAAAATGGTAAACCAACCCCTATTTTGATGGATGTTACCGATGAGCGTGGTATCAGCATCGCTGTAGAGAACTTAGCTGAGGACTTTCGTCGTGTGGGAGGCACTAGGGCGGAAGTGCTTGCTACTCCCCGTGTCAGTCGTTTTGTCTTGATAGGTAGTCTGCAGAGTCGTTATATTCGCCAACTCATAAAAGATCAGAAGCTTGATGTTTCTATATTAAAGGGGAAAAGTGAGCAGTATCTTATTACTACTGTCAATCGGCCTTTCGCTAATGTTGATGAAGTTTTGGTTGTAGTAGGTAGTGATCGTCGGGGTGCCATATATGGTACTTATGAACTTAGTGAGCAAATTGGAGTTTCACCTTGGTATTGGTGGGCCGATGTCCCCGTGGTACGTCAACAAAATCTTGCCATTGAACGTGGTAATTATACAGCTGGTGAACCTGCAGTGAAATATCGTGGTCTTTTTCTTAATGATGAGGCTCCTTGCCTTACCAACTGGGTAAAGCATGCTTTTGGTACTAATTACGGTGGCCATGAGTTTTATAGTAAGGTATGTGAACTTATTCTTCGTTTGCGTGGTAATTTTCTTTGGCCTGCTATGTGGTGTTGGACCTTTTATGATGATGATCCTTTGAATAGTAAGGTGGCCGATGAGATGGGGGTAGTGGTGAGTACCTCTCATCATGAACCTATGGCTCGTAACCATCAGGAGTGGAGCCGCCATCGTAAAGAGTATGGTGAATGGAACTATGCCACCAATCAGAAGGTGATCGATAAATTCTTTGCCGAAGGTATCCGGCGTATGAAAGGTACTGAAGATGTGGTCACTATTGGTATGCGTGGTGATGGTGACGGTCCCATGAGTGAGGATGCGGACATTAAATTATTAGAACGTATCATCAAAAATCAACGCAGTATTATTGCTGATGAAACAGGACGCCCAGCTAAAGAGACTCCCCAAGTATGGGCACTTTATAAAGAGGTGCAAGATTATTATGATAAAGGGCTTCGTGTGCCTGATGATGTAATCATGCTTCTTGCTGATGATAATTGGGGTAATGTGCGGCGTTTGCCTAATGCCGAGGAGCGTAAACATCCGGGCGGATGGGGGATGTATTACCATGTAGATTACGTGGGCACGCCTCGTAACTCGAAGTGGCTTAATGTTACCCCTATTCAAAATATGTGGGAACAACTTAGTCTCACTTATGAGTATGGTGTAGATAAACTTTGGGTACTCAATGTGGGTGATCTTAAACCCATGGAATATCCCATTAGTCTCTTTATGGATATGGCTTGGAATCCAATGCATTATACGGCGGAATCACTTCTTAAGCATCCGCATGCTTTCTGTACTCAGCTTTTTGGCGAAGTTCAAGCCGATGAGGCTGCTCGTATTCTCAACCTTTACTCTAAATATAACGGCCGGGTAACGGGCGAAATGCTTGATGCTATAACTTACAACCTTGAGACCGGAGAATGGAAGCAAGTGCGTGATGAGTATATTTGTCTTGAAGCAGAAGCCTTGCGACAATACAATACATTAGCATCCGAATATAAAGATGCATACAAGCAGATCATTCTTTTTCCTGTGCAAGCCATGGCTAATCTTTATGATATGTATTATTCACAAGCGATGAACCATAAACTTTATAAAGTGGGAAATCCCGAATGTAATTATTGGGCTGATCGTGTGGAACAGACATTTAAGCGGGATGCAGATTTGGCTTATGATTACAATAATGTGATGAGTGGTGGCAAATGGAAACATATGATGAGCCAAAAACACATCGGATATAAAACGTGGAACGATAACTTTCCTGCGGATACTTTGCCTGAAATCTATCGTATTATGGAAGATAAGACCGAGCAAGAAGGGGGATATATCTTTTGTGAACGAGATGGGGTAGTGTCTATTGAGGCTGAGCACTTTTTTGTCAAGCAAGAAACAGAGGATGCTAAGTGGACTATTATTCCTTACATGGGGCGTACATTGAGTGGCATCACTCTAATGCCACGTTTGTCCAAAACTGATGGTACATCGCTTACCTATAGGATGAAGTTGCCCACTGATGTGAAACAAGTTAAGGTACATGTGATAGTAAAGAGTACCTTAGCATTTTCCCGCCCTGAAGGGCATCGCTATATGGTAGCAATGGATGGTGGTGAAGCCAAAGAAATTAATTTTAATCATAATCTTAATGAGAAAAAAGAAAACATCTACAGCGTCTTCTATCCCACTGTAGGGCGGCGAGTGGTAGAAAAGAAAGTAACGTTCAATTTGATGTCTCAAGTTGATGGGATACATACATTAACTGTTAAGCCGCTTGATCCCGGCATTGTATTTGAAAAAATTGTTGTAGATTGTGGTGGCTATCAGCCTTCATATTTGTTTATGAATGAATCACCGTTGAAGAGACAAATCAAATAA
- a CDS encoding endo-1,4-beta-xylanase, with translation MRNYNIKSLLIVAFPLLWAACADLEDYSSAYDVEKPGDVSKTDYLNSFGLLTDHIDVTANPNFVLALATDYATLSDNANLSSILSSNFQGVSINTGFAHAECMDENNALDYTVATNIVNYAMNNGTLVHAGSLCQHTKQNYQYLNALIADVIIPGNERSGKVLVHDFEDLEIGTSFKMTGGGEAIVANDPDGQSGKVLHIGTTSTGSKAAYSIPVFNVTLPEGVTLGDCIAFVMDFKTTSTNGLFGNGMRMRINDGPDIKYGNASSFGCSSGKWNRGGVALDFATANLSEEQKKLTTFTIAAGTHSGEAIADVDNIYITWKQVEEGETIIKTPAEKKEILLKQLKAYIAGMMEVAATKITRWDIASCPMSDIDGCMLRSASNEANAASSFYWPDYLGENYVQDIVAIVRAAYAEYAEEGSGKLQLFVDEYGLEQPGSRKLERLLQMMTKWEADGITKIDGIGTQMHLEYSLDANQQKRNEEAVAATLTKLAATGKLIRISDLNITVVQANGIEVSESKVNFEQQIALSRYYNYVLNKYFELIPAVQRAGITLHAVVGTLGLWDKDFNRQVIYGGVYNGLAGKTN, from the coding sequence ATGAGAAATTACAATATAAAAAGTCTGCTGATAGTGGCATTTCCACTACTTTGGGCAGCTTGTGCTGACCTCGAAGATTATAGCTCTGCTTATGATGTAGAGAAGCCTGGTGATGTATCGAAAACTGATTACCTCAATAGCTTTGGTTTACTTACTGATCACATCGATGTTACTGCCAACCCCAACTTTGTGTTAGCGTTGGCTACCGATTACGCTACGCTCTCGGATAATGCTAATTTAAGCAGCATACTTAGTTCCAATTTCCAGGGAGTGAGCATTAACACTGGTTTTGCCCATGCCGAGTGTATGGATGAGAACAATGCTTTAGACTATACTGTTGCTACGAATATTGTGAACTATGCCATGAATAATGGGACATTAGTGCATGCCGGTTCACTTTGTCAACACACGAAACAGAATTATCAATATCTTAATGCACTAATTGCTGATGTGATTATTCCTGGTAATGAGAGGAGTGGGAAAGTACTTGTTCATGATTTTGAGGATTTAGAGATCGGTACAAGTTTTAAAATGACTGGTGGCGGTGAAGCCATCGTGGCAAATGATCCTGATGGTCAGAGTGGTAAAGTACTACATATAGGAACTACGTCCACGGGTTCTAAAGCTGCGTATTCTATTCCTGTGTTTAACGTTACTTTACCTGAAGGTGTTACCCTTGGTGATTGCATAGCATTCGTTATGGACTTTAAGACGACTAGTACAAATGGCCTTTTTGGCAACGGTATGCGAATGAGAATTAATGACGGACCAGATATTAAATATGGCAATGCGTCTTCGTTTGGTTGTAGTAGTGGTAAATGGAATCGTGGTGGTGTGGCACTCGATTTTGCTACTGCCAATCTTAGTGAAGAGCAGAAGAAACTCACTACATTTACTATTGCTGCCGGAACACATTCCGGTGAGGCTATTGCTGATGTCGATAATATCTATATTACTTGGAAGCAGGTAGAGGAGGGAGAAACCATTATAAAAACTCCTGCCGAGAAAAAAGAAATTCTTTTAAAGCAGCTTAAAGCCTACATTGCAGGTATGATGGAAGTTGCTGCAACTAAGATTACCCGTTGGGACATCGCCTCTTGCCCTATGAGTGACATTGACGGATGTATGCTCCGTTCAGCCTCTAATGAGGCTAATGCTGCGTCATCCTTCTATTGGCCAGACTATTTAGGTGAAAACTATGTACAAGATATAGTTGCTATAGTTCGTGCGGCTTATGCCGAATATGCTGAAGAAGGTTCTGGTAAACTTCAACTCTTTGTCGATGAGTATGGACTTGAACAGCCCGGAAGTCGCAAATTAGAACGTCTGCTTCAGATGATGACTAAGTGGGAAGCCGATGGCATTACTAAGATTGATGGTATTGGCACCCAGATGCACCTTGAATATTCACTTGATGCCAATCAGCAGAAGCGTAATGAAGAGGCAGTGGCTGCTACCCTCACCAAATTGGCTGCTACTGGCAAACTTATCCGTATCAGCGACCTCAATATCACTGTAGTGCAAGCGAATGGTATTGAAGTCAGCGAAAGTAAAGTGAACTTCGAGCAGCAGATTGCTTTATCGCGTTACTACAACTATGTATTGAATAAATACTTTGAACTGATTCCCGCTGTTCAACGTGCGGGTATCACCCTGCACGCTGTGGTAGGTACACTTGGCTTGTGGGATAAAGACTTCAACCGGCAGGTTATCTATGGAGGTGTATACAATGGATTGGCCGGAAAGACAAATTAA
- a CDS encoding DUF5627 domain-containing protein, producing the protein MKFNHYIFGIVLVAGSLAACDNQDIEFDDYKFQAVYFGSQYPVRTLQLGDDEFMDLTLDNQHKFKIMATMGGTYNNNRNRVIDFVVDESLCANLFYADNDTPVLPMPKEYYQLASDQIVLPAGSELDGVEVKLTDAYFADEKALGRNYVIPLRMTGVQGADSILSGLAGVDNPDLCVASDWIKAPRNYVLYCVRYVNPWHAVYVRRGKDKITDATGTTTETIRHQEYVEKDEVVNVITAAYKKVRLPLTIKKDDGTDVNYELTLTFDDNNQCSVSAGADNLEVSGSGKFVMDGEKQSIGGLDRNALYLDYQVKFKELNRTYITTDTLVVRDRGVKPEYFSVKRVK; encoded by the coding sequence ATGAAATTCAATCATTATATATTCGGTATTGTACTCGTAGCTGGTTCATTGGCTGCGTGCGACAATCAAGACATTGAGTTCGATGATTACAAATTCCAGGCGGTGTACTTCGGTAGCCAATACCCTGTGCGCACTTTGCAATTAGGGGATGATGAGTTCATGGATCTTACGCTCGATAATCAGCACAAATTCAAGATTATGGCTACCATGGGCGGCACGTATAATAACAATCGTAATCGTGTCATTGACTTTGTGGTGGATGAAAGTCTTTGCGCCAACCTTTTTTATGCCGATAATGATACTCCTGTGTTACCTATGCCTAAGGAGTATTATCAGTTGGCTTCTGATCAGATTGTACTTCCGGCGGGTTCTGAACTCGACGGTGTAGAGGTGAAGCTTACGGATGCATACTTTGCTGATGAAAAAGCACTTGGACGTAATTATGTTATCCCCTTGCGCATGACCGGTGTGCAGGGAGCCGATTCCATTTTGAGTGGTTTAGCTGGTGTGGATAATCCTGACCTCTGTGTGGCCAGCGATTGGATCAAGGCTCCCCGCAACTATGTTCTCTATTGTGTGCGTTACGTCAATCCTTGGCATGCGGTATATGTGCGGCGTGGTAAAGATAAAATCACTGATGCCACAGGTACTACTACCGAAACTATTCGCCATCAGGAATATGTAGAGAAAGACGAAGTGGTGAATGTCATCACAGCAGCCTACAAGAAGGTGCGTTTGCCGCTTACTATTAAGAAAGATGATGGTACAGATGTAAACTATGAACTCACACTCACCTTCGATGACAATAATCAGTGTAGTGTAAGTGCCGGAGCCGATAACCTCGAAGTGAGCGGTAGCGGTAAGTTTGTAATGGATGGTGAGAAGCAGAGCATCGGTGGCTTGGATCGCAATGCTCTCTACCTTGATTATCAAGTGAAGTTTAAGGAACTCAATCGTACCTATATTACTACTGATACGCTTGTGGTGCGCGATCGTGGTGTAAAGCCAGAATACTTTAGTGTGAAGCGGGTGAAATAA
- a CDS encoding RagB/SusD family nutrient uptake outer membrane protein, with amino-acid sequence MKKINILLASAVLYLCCGCEDLFTPAPENYKDAEQMNSDAQYAQRILMNAYRIIPKYYNDTDYATDDAVTNSKSNGYMKMATGSWTSSNNPVNLWTDGFAAIQNVNLFLEKVDEVHWTDDEESRKLFACRLKGEAYGLRALHTYFLLRNHAGFSNDGELLGIPLYDSYLGSDANFNQPRASFYDCVKHIYDDLDKAEQMLPMEYNDISNESEIPERFQPYTSRKETYNRVMGHYGRQLFNALIAKGLRARVALFAASPAFVDASNGATWAEAADAAAEVIDYAGGVGGIDAKGFYWFGNTDELDKLGEGLNPAEIIWREGLSTNNTEESNHFPPSLFGKGYMNPSQNLIDAFPMAEGGYPINDDRGSFDESKPYEGRDARFAQYIIYNGSKAGVTDKPVMTGSQSGTDDGINVKETSTRTGYYMKKRTRQDASNNPSGVVKKIHYNPRMRYTEIYLAYAEAANEAYGPTNTGGHSYSAYDVMKALRSRAGIKNDAYLEECKGNQEKMQQLIRNERRLELCFEGFRFWDLRRWKAPLNETVRGYDSSTGEEFDVEERLYKDYMYYGPIPYSETLKYSNLKQNKGW; translated from the coding sequence ATGAAAAAGATAAATATACTTTTGGCATCTGCCGTCCTCTACCTCTGCTGTGGCTGCGAGGACCTTTTCACCCCAGCTCCCGAAAACTATAAGGACGCTGAGCAGATGAACAGCGATGCACAATATGCACAGCGTATACTAATGAATGCTTATCGTATCATCCCTAAATATTATAACGATACCGACTATGCTACTGATGATGCAGTGACTAATTCGAAGAGTAATGGTTACATGAAAATGGCCACCGGTTCATGGACATCGAGTAATAATCCTGTAAATCTCTGGACCGACGGATTTGCTGCCATACAGAATGTGAACCTCTTCCTTGAGAAAGTGGATGAAGTGCATTGGACCGATGATGAAGAGTCGCGTAAACTTTTTGCTTGTCGTCTCAAAGGCGAGGCTTATGGACTGCGTGCACTGCACACCTATTTCTTACTGCGCAATCATGCTGGCTTTAGTAATGATGGTGAACTTCTGGGCATACCTCTTTATGACAGCTATTTGGGCAGTGATGCCAATTTTAATCAGCCTCGTGCTTCTTTCTATGATTGTGTAAAACATATCTATGATGACCTCGACAAGGCAGAGCAGATGCTTCCCATGGAATACAATGATATCAGCAATGAAAGCGAGATACCCGAGCGTTTCCAGCCCTACACTAGCCGCAAGGAGACTTACAATCGTGTGATGGGACACTATGGCCGTCAACTCTTCAATGCACTTATCGCTAAAGGTCTGCGTGCACGTGTAGCCCTATTTGCTGCCAGTCCTGCTTTTGTAGATGCCAGTAACGGAGCCACTTGGGCTGAAGCAGCTGATGCGGCAGCCGAGGTGATTGATTATGCCGGAGGAGTAGGAGGTATTGATGCTAAGGGTTTCTATTGGTTTGGCAACACTGACGAACTTGATAAGTTAGGCGAAGGCTTAAACCCGGCTGAGATTATTTGGCGCGAAGGTTTGAGTACCAACAATACAGAAGAAAGTAATCACTTTCCCCCATCGCTTTTTGGTAAGGGTTATATGAATCCCAGCCAGAATCTAATTGATGCTTTCCCTATGGCCGAAGGTGGTTATCCTATTAATGATGATCGGGGAAGTTTTGATGAGAGCAAACCTTATGAAGGACGTGATGCCCGTTTTGCACAATACATTATTTATAATGGAAGTAAAGCCGGTGTGACCGATAAACCTGTGATGACAGGTTCGCAGAGTGGCACTGACGATGGTATCAATGTAAAGGAAACCTCGACTCGCACCGGCTACTATATGAAGAAACGTACTCGTCAAGATGCCAGTAACAACCCCTCGGGAGTAGTGAAGAAGATTCACTATAATCCTCGTATGCGCTATACCGAAATCTATTTGGCCTATGCAGAGGCTGCCAATGAGGCTTATGGACCCACTAACACTGGTGGACATTCTTATTCTGCCTATGATGTAATGAAAGCTTTGCGTAGCCGTGCCGGAATCAAGAACGATGCTTATCTTGAAGAGTGTAAGGGGAACCAGGAAAAGATGCAGCAGCTTATTCGCAACGAGCGCCGCCTCGAACTCTGCTTCGAGGGATTCCGCTTTTGGGATCTACGTCGTTGGAAAGCACCTCTCAACGAAACCGTTCGTGGTTATGACTCCTCTACCGGAGAGGAATTTGATGTGGAAGAACGTCTCTATAAAGATTATATGTACTATGGTCCCATACCGTATAGCGAAACTTTGAAGTACAGCAATCTTAAACAAAATAAAGGATGGTAA